The Desulfatirhabdium butyrativorans DSM 18734 DNA segment AGGATCACCGGTAATGGGTTTGCGGATTCACGATACGTTTGATGTTTTCATCGAAGGCATGGCTTTTGGCGGAAACGGGATCGCACACGTCGGCGGAATGACGGTGTTTGTGGAAGGCGGCATTGCGCAGGACAGGGCGCGCATCCGGATCGTTCAGAAAAAGAGGCGCTATGCCCTTGCCCGGGTCCTGGAGCTGATCGAACCCTCGGCGTACCGCGTCGATCCGCCCTGCGCCTACGCGGATCGATGCGGCGGCTGCTCCCTGCAGGGCATGCGCCTGGATATGCAGCGGCAATTCAAAAAAAGCCATGTGATCGAATCCCTGCAGCATATCGGAAGGATCGAAGAGCCTCCGGTTCTGGAACCGATCGCCTCCCCGCTTGCGCTGGGTTACCGGAACAAGGTGGAGTGGACCTGCTCGCCGCTTCGCTGGGTGGCGGAGGGTTCCTCCGGCGATTCGGCGCTGCAACCGGCCATCGGGTTTCATGCGCCCCGGGTGTTTTCCAAGGTCATCGACATGGAGGCTTGCCTTCTGGTGCCGGAGGCGGGGAACGACATTTATCGTGCGATCCGCTCCATCATTTTCTCCTCCGATCTGCCCGTATACGACCAGAAACGCCATGAGGGGTTCTGGCGTTTCGTCATGCTGCGGCACTCGGTGTTCGAAGACCGCTGGATGGTCAATGTCATCACCTCCCGCCAGGAAAACGGCATCTGTACGCGCATGGCCGGGCAACTGCAGGAGCGCTTTCCCGCCATCGGGACCATTGTGAACAATGTGACCGCCAAAAAGGCGCAGATCGCTGTAGGAGAGGCTGAAACGGTGCTGAGCGGCCCCGGATACCTGCGGGAGCGGATCGGGGAGCTGGAATTCCGAATCTCGGCCAACTCCTTTTTCCAGACCAATACCCGGGGGGCGGAGATCCTGTACGAAACCGTTGCCGCATTTGCCGATCTGCAGGGGGATGAAACGGTTCTCGATCTGTACTGCGGAACCGGCGCCATCGCCCTGTATCTGGCCAAGAGGGCTAAAGCGATCGTCGGCATCGAGCTGGCGCCCTCAGCCGTGGCGGATGCCGCTGCCAATGCAAGGCGAAACGGCATTGAAAACTGCACGTTTTTTCAGGGGGATATTCGAAAGGCCTACCCGGCCCTGCCGGATCGGCCCGATGTCATCATCCTGGACCCGCCAAGAAGCGGGCTCCATCCGGACATTGTCAAACATCTGCTTCAGGATGGCCCCGGCCGGATCGTCTATGTTTCCTGCAACCCGACCACCCTGGCCCGGGATGCCGCCATGCTGGCCGGGCGCTATGCACTGACCCGCGTTCAGCCCATCGACATGTTTCCGCATACGTACCATATCGAATCTGTGGCAGCCCTGGTTCGGATGCCATAGCAGGCCATTTCGCGGTTTTCGGCTCAGACCCTCATTATCCGCTGCGCTTGTCCTTGAGAATGTTGTCCGAAATGACGATGCGCTGGATTTCGCTGGTGCCCTCGTAGATGGTGAACACACGGGCGTCCCGGTAGAGCCGCTCGACCAGGTAGTCCTTTGTGAAGCCATAACCGCCGTGCATCTGGATGGCTTTGGCCGTAATGCGGTTGACCATTTCCGAAGCGAAGAGCTTGGCCATGGATGCCTGAAGCGTGAACCGTTCCCCGCGATCCTTCATGGCGGCTGCGGACAGCATCAATTGCCTGGCTGCCTCGATTTCGACGGCCATGTCGGCGACGATCCATCGCAGTCCCTGAAATTTGCTGATCTTCTGCCCGAACTGTTCCCGCTCTTTCATGTATTTGATCGTCGCATCCAGTGCCGCCTGCGCCACACCGACCGATTGCGCGGCAATGCCGATTCTGCCGCTGTCGAGCGCCTTCATGACGATCTTGAATCCTTCGCCTTCCTCGCCCAGCCGATTTTCCACAGGCACCCGGCAGTCTTCAAAAATCAGATCCGTCGTATCGGAGCCCCGGAGCCCCATCTTGTCTTCCGTCCTGCCGACGATGAGACCCGGCGTCGATTTCGGCACGATAAAGGCGCTGATCCCCCGATGCTTGAGCGATTCATCGGTTTTGGCCGTCACGATGACCAGCCCGCAGTTTTTTCCGGTGGAAATGAACCGTTTGGTTCCCGAAATGACGTACTGATCGCCTTGTTTGACGGCAGTGGTGGCCTGGGATACCGGATCCGATCCGGCGTGTGGCTCGGTCAGGGCGAAGGCGCCGATGATCTTTCCCTGGGCGAGGGAT contains these protein-coding regions:
- the rlmD gene encoding 23S rRNA (uracil(1939)-C(5))-methyltransferase RlmD — its product is MGLRIHDTFDVFIEGMAFGGNGIAHVGGMTVFVEGGIAQDRARIRIVQKKRRYALARVLELIEPSAYRVDPPCAYADRCGGCSLQGMRLDMQRQFKKSHVIESLQHIGRIEEPPVLEPIASPLALGYRNKVEWTCSPLRWVAEGSSGDSALQPAIGFHAPRVFSKVIDMEACLLVPEAGNDIYRAIRSIIFSSDLPVYDQKRHEGFWRFVMLRHSVFEDRWMVNVITSRQENGICTRMAGQLQERFPAIGTIVNNVTAKKAQIAVGEAETVLSGPGYLRERIGELEFRISANSFFQTNTRGAEILYETVAAFADLQGDETVLDLYCGTGAIALYLAKRAKAIVGIELAPSAVADAAANARRNGIENCTFFQGDIRKAYPALPDRPDVIILDPPRSGLHPDIVKHLLQDGPGRIVYVSCNPTTLARDAAMLAGRYALTRVQPIDMFPHTYHIESVAALVRMP
- a CDS encoding acyl-CoA dehydrogenase — translated: MTYRLTDEQLMIQTMVREFSRKVVAEGAAERDQNKTFPGDILKKMGELGLMGMTIPPEYNGEGADTISYVLALSEIAYSCASTAVVMSVHNSIVCESINRFGTEDQKKRFLKSLAQGKIIGAFALTEPHAGSDPVSQATTAVKQGDQYVISGTKRFISTGKNCGLVIVTAKTDESLKHRGISAFIVPKSTPGLIVGRTEDKMGLRGSDTTDLIFEDCRVPVENRLGEEGEGFKIVMKALDSGRIGIAAQSVGVAQAALDATIKYMKEREQFGQKISKFQGLRWIVADMAVEIEAARQLMLSAAAMKDRGERFTLQASMAKLFASEMVNRITAKAIQMHGGYGFTKDYLVERLYRDARVFTIYEGTSEIQRIVISDNILKDKRSG